In the Kwoniella shandongensis chromosome 6, complete sequence genome, cccctaacccctaaccccctaaccccctaacccctaacccctaaccccctaaccccctaacccctaacccctaacccctaacccctaacccctaacccctaacccctaaccccctaaccccctaaccccctaacccctaaccccctaaccccctaaccccaAGGCGATCACGATACCGCTACGTTTCCTTGGCATATGTGAAAGCTCCATGGGCTTGTAGATCAGAACGAGAGCGAGGGAGGTGCGGAAGGGACAAGGAAGACTAAACCGTTGAGTGAATCAGCAACAGTGCGCACAGGGAGACTCTTGAGCAAACTCACGTCGATATCGAGTCATCGTGGGCCTGCTCGCACCCCCAGAACACAATGAGAGATCGCCTTCGCCGTAGTATTGATTGTAGTTCATTCGAAGCTAGTTCATCGAGGTAATAGCTCCTGCAAATGGGTCGCAGTCAGTGATACGTTCAGTGATCAATAATAGACTGATCAAACTCACTTTGTACGGCCATTATCTCAAATATCCTGCCGAGTGCATGATGTACAGTTATCTCACACCCCTCCTGATCGATTCCAAATCGTGTGGTGCGAAGAACAGTTCAGAATGCAAAAATAAAGCGAATCAATCACAATTCGAGGTAGAGAAGAGAAATCAAAATCAATTGATTCAAGTTCACGCGATTTATGTCTCCTCACGCGGATGGTGCTGTCATCAAatcgctcctcctcgcccCCTCATGCATGTGGAGCCAAGGCTGAAGCTTCAGAGTGTACCTACGAGCGTATACATGATTACCGTCCGTGTTGAAATGTATGAATGCATGAAATGACTTGTATGTACCCATTAAGTAATCTACCTCTTTATCCCCTCGATATAACCCACCCGACGAATACTCTTTTAAACGCAATCACGTAAAGATAAGATAAGCTCACTTCGGCTTGTGACCCAGATGAATACATGCCCAGTGCCGCATGCGAGCGACCGAGAAGAGCATGATTTGGACTTGCATGTTTCCGCCGTTGTACGTGAGCACACTCAAACACCCGTGGGTGGTCCCACGGCGAGGCGCGATGGAATCGAAGCTGCATAGTCAGCAATGAGCAACCGGCATCGCACTGATACCTTGCCAACTGCACGCTTCTCCCTAGCTCCTACCCCGACGTCACCCTTCTTGGCTAAGCCGATGGAGGGTCGACCGATGTGTTGGGCCTTGGCATCGTATCGAGTCTCTATAAAGAATCGACATGCACAGAAGGACGCGGATTAATGGGAAAGTGTGAAGAGGATCACGCCGGTCAACAAATCGATACCTCTGCCCTCTGCCAGTGCGATCATCTTGCGAGCGATAATCATGTTGTCCACGAACATCTCGCGCGGGAGTATCTGTGCATAATTAGCACAGATCGTAGCCAATACACTCAGGCTTCATTTTCGCGCTCTTCCGGTCGATCTTGAATTGGTTCTGTTGCTGCTTGATCGAGCCGTACGCGCATGTAAAGACGACGGAACATCTCGACGCGTTGACATAGCAACATCGGACACCAATCCACACTACATGTACAGACCCGATTGTTCCTGGTCAGACGGAGACAATTAGATCTGTTTCCACATCGCGAACTATCTAACAATGCCGTCTTGACAAAGTCTTCGGAAGAGGCCGAATGCGGTGAAGGAGACGACTCGCTGGGACGCACACGAACTCGAAACAGCGAGCTCATGACTTCAAGCTTCCATTGGTagacgatctcctcgacggtGCCGCCTGTGCTTGTTTGGCGGAACCCTCAAGCGACGTTTCAGAGGAACCATTTATGTTGACTTAACCCTGGACCAAGTCCGCGAGAAAGATGATAATGATCATGAACGAGGCAGAtggagagatggggagatggagagataTCGTGGTGCAAAATGCATTTTGACTGGGTACTATAGACAGATTACATaacatgcatgcatatgcCTTCCTCTGACAACAACTTCGGACCAATGTTCACTTACGCCCTACTCTTCTTCGGTACCCAAGAGGGCGTCAACACCTGAACGGGAAGTCACTGTTCCTGAACCGGATCGTCGGATCAGCCAGGCACTGGAATGTAGGTGACCATCCGACGAGACATCCTCTTTGTTGATCCCGCGGATTCCAAGCAACACATGGTAACAATCCTGCTCGTTACTCACCGATACTCACCCGATATACACTTATCGTTACTTGGTAACCACTTCGGAAGCGAACGTCCTGCTTCCGGATCACACAGGCTTGACCGCCCGTTGTGATAAATCGATCACAACCCGACTTCTTGTTCATCCCACTTCTCAATCATCAAATTCCTTATATAAGTTATACCTCAGCTTCGACAAGAATGTTTTCGTCAACTCCCAACCAACTCGAAAATGCTCTTCTACAAAACCGTCCTCGCGGCGGCTATCACTCTTTTGGGTCTGGCGTCGGCGGCACCTACATCCTCTCACCACGACATCGATGTcttgtcctccaccaacTTGACCAACGGGGAGCGAATCGCCCGTGGAATGGGTATTGCTCAACCTAGAAAACTCTTCAGCCCGACCCGTACAAACCATGGTATGTCGAACTCTCCCTAGCTTATCCTCGCTGATAGAATTGCACAGCCGCTCCGGCGAGACGATCCGGTCTTTCCCCCGGTCAAGAGGTGAACAGTATCGCCTTCCAATCCGGCTCAACCACCAAACGAGACCTCCTCACCACTATCTACTCCGTTGTTGTGAACGGTCAATTCACCACCAGCAACGATATCACCGCAGCGTCCAAGTTTGTCACACCCGATTTCTCCAATGGCAAGACTCTTTCGAGCATTAGCTGGGTCCCAAgtgtcgatgaaggagatttCAAGGCGGGAGAACCGTATCTGATGTATGCGACGACGGTCAAGTGCGTTACTCCGAGCTGGACCACCATCAAATGTAAAACTGACTTTTCTTTCACAGCgacattgtcagctttggCTTTAGCGCGACACCACCTGCCGACAGCATCGCCGACTTTTTCGCACCTCCCTCATTCGCCGGCGGCTTCTCTCCGCAATTCACACCAGCTGGCGCATCCACGCCTCATGAATACATCTGGGTGACCGATGCTTCCGGCCAGATACACCTCGCTCCCGATGTCGCAACTGCCTTGGCCAGTATCGACGGAGCCAAGATTCAGACCGCCATCTTCTACACGCCTGGGTCTGTACCCGACTTCACACTCGCTCTGGGATCGAACGGCGGCGACGGGTCATTCGTCAATCCGTCGAAATTGTGGATGACAGATTTCAACAGTGATAGAACCGGATACGTGAGGATCAACGCGGACAAGAATAACAACCTGTATCTTGCTGCGGTAAGTCACCTGTCCTCCCTCTTGTTATTTTGAGCTGACCTCCACCAGGACGCAACACAAGCCACCACGTTCTACATCCCCAACCTGTCCACCCCGTCCTCCCCTCAGAAGCTCATCGCCAATGTCGACGATCAAACTTACACCTTGATCGGAACTAAGAACGGCAATATAATCAATCTAGGTACCACTCCCGGCTCGACCACCGACGCaatcaccttcaccatcccCACCTCGGGCGAAGGTATTGTCGGTCTCTCCTACAATGGAGACTCAACCTTGATCGCGGGTATCGAGAGATACGAACGAGATTTGATCCTCGGCTCGAAAACCGACTGGATGTACTCTCTTCCCTATTCCAGCTCCAAGATTTGCATCGAGCTCGTCTCATCCGGTGGACAGCCGAAATACTGCGCACCCTACGTCCAGAAATTGACATACGGCCAGTTCCCCGCTGGGTTCTACGCCAGGACCAAGGATGGGAGCGTCGCTGGGTACATGACTGCGAACCAGGATGGGACATTCGGTTACTCGGCGGTGAGTGCATGACTCTCCGCGTTCAAGGACGCGTCAACGTTGATGGATGGAAATCGCGCTGATCTCGTATCTTAGACACCAACTTCGCTCTACATCCCAAGCTACAACGCTTACAATGGTATCTTCAATGTCTACGCTCCAGTTGGGGACTTGTTCTACCTCGTCTCGGCCAATGCGATCGCAAGCAACACCGCGTGAGTTCCTTTCTGTACTGGTCGGGATCCACCTTCACGTCTTTCCCTCGTCCTCACTCTGTCCCCTCTTGTTCCTTCAATGTCCCAAGCAATAACTAACTTCCGCACAGAATCGGTCCCCTCTTCGCCAATTCCGGTAAATCGAACGGCCAGATGCTCCAGATCCCACCAAACCAATCCGGTATCGTCAAACCTCCCAAATTCGTCGGCAACAATCAACTCAAATTGACATACCATTACAACCCTACCGACAAACAAGTCTacgccttctcctccctcgccAACGCTCAAGCATACGACCCTGGGATGGTGGAGTTGTGCATCGAGTCGGTTCTTGCTGGTGCCGAACCTGGAATATGTCAGGCTTACTTGGAGACTGGAGCTTTGGATGTCAACGAGAAGAACCCGATTCAGTTGTATGCGAGGGAGATTGATGCGGAGGGTCAGGCATTCGAAGGTTGGTTGGGGTCTACGTCGAACACTATTCAAATCGCCTCCGtgagtcttcttcttcttcttcatacTTTGCCTGGTGGACACCTTTCTGATGCTGCGTCTCTTCCCACCGCAGACCCAATCATCCGCTGGGACATGGTACTTCCCCCAAGGCCCCGGAACCGAGCTCCAAACCTACATCACCCGCGACAACGCAGTAAACAGCGTGTCAATCTTCCCTGGTACCCAGAACTACCCATACGGACCTATCACATCCGCAATCCCCTACGTAAACACAGAGCTCACCCCGTCGACAAACTTCATCGCGAAGATCTTCAACGTCCCCTCACTCTCTTCCGGTTCCATCGTCACCACACAATTCACCTTCAACAATCAACTACAGACCACCTGGCTCTGGATATACTCTAAGAGCAACAATCAGATCCGACTCTTCCCCGACATCAACAGTGCCAGAGCGGTCTGGCGAGACGCGATCGCCGTGTGTGTGGAGACTGTCGTGGTCGGCCAACAACCTGTTGGAAGTTGTGCCGCCCAGCACCCCGTGAAGAGCAGGTCTGCCAACCCGGTCAAGATCTATGCGACTCAGATCTCACccgttgaagaagggcaCGATCCAGTGCAGGGTTGGGTCTATGGTGACGACCAAATGCAAGTTggcgatgtgagtgtttgtttgatctcgctctcatGAGCTACATGTTCCCAAAACATTTATCTCCTGCATCCCTCCATCTACGCGGCTCCACTACCACCTACCTCCCTAATGCATCTAGTACGCTGATGCTGACCCTGCTTCCCATCTCAACAGGACTCGACAACTGCCCAAACCTACTACCTCCCCTCCGGAGCATCAACATACGAATCCCTCTACACCCTCCCAGCCAACTCTGACCCATCCACCGACCCATCCATCTTCGCTGTCGTCAACGGTGCTACATCCGGAACCTCCTACGCCTCCGGTCAACCCAGTTTCTCCACAACTGCCCAGCTCCAGTCGTTCTGGGATACCCATTTCGTCTCTaccacctcgatctcagGCGGAGGAATCATGACAGCGACGCTCAATTACAATATGGGTACTCCAACTTGGGGTTGGTTCTGGATGCCTTATGCGTCCGTCGTCATCTTGCCGGATCTTGCCCAGGCAAAGAGCTGGAACGCAGAATTCGTGCAGATCTGCTTGGAGGTTGTGCCGATTGACGGACAGCCTACCGGGGCGTGTAACGCTCAGATCCAGTCTTAGGAAGGCACATGAGGGGGAGCGGGACAACATTGAGAGTGGGCGGGGTGTGTCGAACAGAAAGTGGAAGCAGGATGATGGCAAAGGGCGAGCCAGGGTGACAGATACGGACAATTGGACAATTCTTTCTCTTTTTGGGCTTTCGAGTTGGGTTTCAGAGTCAGTACCACCATATAGTGCTTATGCAAAGGCTACACTGCGCTTTCCATGGCATGCGGTCATAAATCATCGCTATGCATACATGTCTACGGACTGGGCTCATTGATGTTCGTGGAAGGGAACTGGTCGATACATCAGCCAGGCTCATCATGCACGAGTAGAGCGGacccactcacaagctcaGTAACCACCGGATTCACTCCCCGCGATGGGCTTGAAGTCTACTGTCGTCGGTGTATCTGTGATCCCTCGGGCGATAGCCGCTTCGATGATCGCGATAGTCGCTGTCGCTCCGATACGTGTGACTCCCAGCGACATGACGTGGAGCAAATCGTCGAGCGTTCGGACACCACCTGCCGCTTTAATCTGGACGCTGGGTTTCGAGTGTTGTCGCATAAGCTTCAAGTGTTCGACCGTCGCACCCTTGTAGTTGTAAGAGCCATCGGATTGTTTGACCATTCCGTAACCGGTCGATGTTTTGACGAAACCGACGTCGAGCTCGGAGCAGATCTCACAAAGCTTGATGATGTGTTCGTTCTTGAGGAAGTCGTTCTCGAAGATGACCTTGAGAATGGCACCTTCCGCGACGACCACATCATTGACCTGCTTGATCTCATCCTTGACATACTCCCAGTCTCCTCCAAGGGCTTtaccgatgttgatgaccATGTCAATCTCCTTGCCTCCTTCCTTCGCGGCGAGTTGAGCCTCATACACCTTGACTTGGGTAGCGCTGTTACCGGCGGGGAAACCGATAACAGGACAGACCTTGACATCGCtaccttccaactccttcaaAGCTTGCTGGATGAAGTAGGGTTTGATGCATGCAGTCGCCGTGTTGTATTTCTTGGCGATTC is a window encoding:
- a CDS encoding deoxyribose-phosphate aldolase, with protein sequence MALAPIVRGIGWSGAREVIPCGEGKGQGGFCKMSEHKITVTLTQISKMIDHSLLHPTMTDADLIEGLRIAKKYNTATACIKPYFIQQALKELEGSDVKVCPVIGFPAGNSATQVKVYEAQLAAKEGGKEIDMVINIGKALGGDWEYVKDEIKQVNDVVVAEGAILKVIFENDFLKNEHIIKLCEICSELDVGFVKTSTGYGMVKQSDGSYNYKGATVEHLKLMRQHSKPSVQIKAAGGVRTLDDLLHVMSLGVTRIGATATIAIIEAAIARGITDTPTTVDFKPIAGSESGGY